Proteins encoded by one window of Vidua chalybeata isolate OUT-0048 chromosome 8, bVidCha1 merged haplotype, whole genome shotgun sequence:
- the MCU gene encoding calcium uniporter protein, mitochondrial isoform X2: protein MQRVVHQRLSPWQSVRVVYCSTVVPSDEVTVVYQNGLPVISVSLPSRRERCQFTLKPISDSVGVFLQQLRAEDRGIDRVAIYSADGTRVASSTGIDLLLLDDFKLIINDVSYHVRPPKRELLSHENATTLNDVKTLVQQLYTALSIEEHQLNKEKELIGRLEQLKEQLAPLEKVRMELSRKAEKRTTFVLWGGLAYMATQFGILARLTWWEYSWDIMEPVTYFITYGSAMAMYAYFVMTRQEYVYPDARDRQYLLFFHKGAKKTRFDLEKYNQLKDAIAQAELDLKRLRDPLQVHLPIQQISEKD from the exons GTGCATCAGCGGCTGTCTCCTTGGCAGAGCGTGAGAGTGGTGTATTGCAGTACCGTAGTGCCCTCTGATG AAGTGACGGTGGTTTACCAGAACGGGTTGCCTGTGATTTCTGTGAGTCTTCCATCGCGGCGCGAGCGCTGCCAATTCACCCTGAAACCCATCTCAGACTCTGTTGGGGTGTTCTTGCAACAGCTGCGAGCAGAGGACAGAGGAATTGATCGGGTTGCAATCTACTCAGCAG ATGGTACACGTGTGGCCTCCTCCACAGGCATAGACCTGCTTCTGCTGGATGACTTCAAACTGATCATTAATGATGTCTCCTACCACGTCAGACCACCAAAGAGAG AGCTCTTAAGCCATGAAAATGCCACAACGTTGAATGATGTGAAGACGTTGGTTCAGCAGTTGTACACAGCCTTGAGCATCGAGGAGCACCAGCTGAACAAGGAGAAGGAGCTGATAGGGAGACTAGAGCAATTGAAGGAACAACTAGCACCTCTAGAAAAA GTAAGGATGGAGCtcagcaggaaagcagagaagaggaCAACCTTCGTGTTGTGGGGAGGCCTGGCCTACATGGCCACTCAGTTTGGCATTCTGGCCCGCCTCACCTGGTGGGAATATTCTTGGGACATTATGGAACCAGTCACCTATTTCATCACCTATGGTAGTGCCATGGCAATGTATGCTTATTTCGTAATGACCCGCCAG gAATATGTTTATCCAGATGCCAGAGACAGACAGTACTTACTATTTTTCCATAAAGGAGCCAAAAAGACACGATTTGATCTAGAGAAATACAATCAACTCAAGGATGCAATTGCTCAG GCAGAATTGGACCTTAAGAGACTTCGAGACCCACTGCAAGTTCATCTGCCCATCCAGCAAATTTCTGAAAAGGACTGA